A section of the Oncorhynchus tshawytscha isolate Ot180627B linkage group LG09, Otsh_v2.0, whole genome shotgun sequence genome encodes:
- the LOC112234601 gene encoding phosphoinositide 3-kinase regulatory subunit 6-like isoform X4 has translation MNKETTPWNPLVADSMSSAVEASMYNSIQAILRQAASSCNKGMLRWTLHKKVETHPSNSVSLVRVLVKELEKVERLDYKMHVIPLLHTLNYVIIQRVYECFKRLLTLPEPYCTITLRYMRSIKMEQITPAPSPTITSSTGALYQRRVIAEQSLRNKHFPQQERVFVFADPAVFSEPLWQAVRADLVLASPQSDILARRVLLHTVQAGLVNACHGPILTQALEDLGEDVEQYFQEVVLAVEQSIENGEAGRDQYLTRLQHIYSDILTSANQDPIAGGSLSNTPLPSPEIQFHLWTNEEELWNELVNFTLNVSTSERNSMYQEEEEEDVSKRVSHLSVDSGIEKDLSDMGEREQRNPFTRSRSPCFRGRMKPEDKMALVQENIKGPTSSTPLPKEEGNHTARIVMMGDDRVLGRLAKVYHSIRKREAKHLILTKRVNLQIYYIPVTDEPIVNSPESKSQVGDRLSLASFLGRVDPWYESNIISLGAMIPKLAGTQSSHSRSSEPNHFLVDVLSYYLRCGLQPVHFTLYSVKISVSGQTGSPVDDVFVSHLDAEFPESKTLRENLRQERSSRRRTRKTLGTCGVVVSMNYTKVSLSKQEVVQGMSVMTCGVGISAISPNETEGLDFLTVNFDSTNPRCCTEIRTQNIKIRILEDKTFTVCLDKDCRRKYTHVQSIEISPCLDPGYCLQTSSKSKFSVGEERESGLSKYMCKILPLPINTFTGINH, from the exons ATGAATAAGGAAACAACCCCATGGAACCCTCTAGTAG CTGACAGTATGTCGTCAGCAGTGGAGGCCAGTATGTACAACAGTATCCAGGCCATCCTCAGACAGGCTGCCTCCTCGTGCAACAAAG GTATGCTGAGGTGGACTCTTCATAAGAAAGTGGAGACCCATCCATCTAACAGTGTCTCACTGGTCAGGGTTCTGGTCAAAGAGCTAGAGAAG GTGGAGAGGCTTGACTATAAGATGCATGTTATTCCATTGCTTCACACTCTCAACTATGTTATTATTCAG AGAGTGTATGAGTGCTTCAAACGGCTCCTAACACTTCCAGAGCCCTACTGTACTATCACACTGAGATACATGAGAAGCATAAAGATGGAGCAGATCACACCAG CTCCCTCCCCGACAATAACTTCCTCCACAGGAGCTTTGTATCAGAGAAGGGTGATTGCTGAGCAGAGCCTAAGGAACAAACATTTCCCCCAGCAGGAAAG GGTATTTGTGTTTGCAGACCCGGCTGTGTTCTCAGAGCCCCTGTGGCAGGCGGTGAGGGCAGACCTGGTGCTGGCCAGCCCCCAAAGTGACATACTGGCAAGACGGGTGTTACTGCACACTGTGCAGGCTGGACTGGTGAATGCCTGTCATGGTCCCATACTGACTCAAGCTCTGGAG GATCTAGGAGAAGATGTGGAGCAGTACTTCCAGGAGGTGGTGTTAGCTGTAGAGCAGAGTATAGAGAACGGCGAGGCAGGCCGTGACCAGTACCTAACCAGGCTACAGCACATCTACAGTGACATCCTGACCTCTGCTAACCAAG accCAATTGCCGGTGGCTCTCTTTCTAACACTCCATTGCCCTCGCCAGAGATTCAGTTCCACCTGTGGACAAACGAAGAGGAGCTGT GGAATGAGCTGGTAAACTTCACCCTAAACGTTTCCACCTCTGAGCGGAACTCTATGtaccaggaggaggaagaggaggatgtttCTAAGAGGGTTTCCCACCTGTCTGTTGATAGTGGAATAGAGAAGGACCTGTCTGACATGGGGGAGCGGGAACAGAGGAATCCATTCACTCGGTCACGGTCACCGTGTTTCAGAGGGAGAATGAAGCCAGAAGACAAAATGGCTCTGGTACAGGAAAACATCAAGGGGCCCACCAGTAGCACCCCTCTCCCTAAAGAGGAGGGGAACCATACCGCACGCATAGTGATGATGGGAGACGACAGGGTGCTGGGGAGACTGGCCAAGGTGTATCACTCCATCCG AAAACGGGAGGCAAAACATCTCATCTTGACCAAAAGAGTGAAcctacagatatactacatccctGTCACTGATGAGCCTATTGTCAATTCACCT GAAAGCAAATCACAAGTTGGAGACAGGTTGTCTCTAGCCTCGTTCTTAGGAAGGGTCGATCCCTGGTACGAAAGCAACATCATCAGTTTGGGAGCCATGATTCCAAAGCTGGCAGGAACG CAGTCCAGTCACAGCAGGTCATCAGAACCTAACCACTTCCTTGTGGATGTCCTCTCCTACTACCTTCGCTGTGGCCTACAGCCTGTCCACTTCACACTCTACTCTGTCAAG ATCTCTGTCTCTGGCCAGACTGGCAGCCCTGTGGACGATGTGTTTGTGTCCCACCTGGATGCTGAGTTCCCGGAGTCTAAAACACTCAGAGAAAATCTGAGACAAG AGAGATCTAGTAGGCGACGAACAAGGAAGACACTTGGAACCTGTGGAGTGGTGGTTTCTATGAATTACACTAag GTCTCCTTGAGCAAACAAGAGGTTGTTCAGGGAATGTCAGTCATGACATGTGGAGTGGGCATCAGTGCAATATCACCCAATGAAACAGAAG GTCTTGATTTCCTCACTGTCAATTTTGACAGTACAAATCCAAGATGCTGCACG GAGATCAGAACCCAAAACATTAAAATCAGAATCCTGGAGGACAAGaccttcactgtctgtctggacAAAGACTGTCGCAGGAAATACACACATGTGCAAAG CATTGAGATCTCTCCATGTTTGGATCCAGGGTATTGCCTCCAGACAAGTTCCAAGTCCAAGTTCagtgtgggagaggagagggagtcggGGCTGAGCAAATACATGTGCAAGATCCTGCCTCTGCCAATCAATACCTTCACTGGCATCAACCACTGA
- the LOC112234601 gene encoding phosphoinositide 3-kinase regulatory subunit 6-like isoform X3 produces MNKETTPWNPLVADSMSSAVEASMYNSIQAILRQAASSCNKGMLRWTLHKKVETHPSNSVSLVRVLVKELEKVERLDYKMHVIPLLHTLNYVIIQSSHIPCNLFQRVYECFKRLLTLPEPYCTITLRYMRSIKMEQITPGALYQRRVIAEQSLRNKHFPQQERVFVFADPAVFSEPLWQAVRADLVLASPQSDILARRVLLHTVQAGLVNACHGPILTQALEDLGEDVEQYFQEVVLAVEQSIENGEAGRDQYLTRLQHIYSDILTSANQDPIAGGSLSNTPLPSPEIQFHLWTNEEELWNELVNFTLNVSTSERNSMYQEEEEEDVSKRVSHLSVDSGIEKDLSDMGEREQRNPFTRSRSPCFRGRMKPEDKMALVQENIKGPTSSTPLPKEEGNHTARIVMMGDDRVLGRLAKVYHSIRKREAKHLILTKRVNLQIYYIPVTDEPIVNSPESKSQVGDRLSLASFLGRVDPWYESNIISLGAMIPKLAGTQSSHSRSSEPNHFLVDVLSYYLRCGLQPVHFTLYSVKISVSGQTGSPVDDVFVSHLDAEFPESKTLRENLRQERSSRRRTRKTLGTCGVVVSMNYTKVSLSKQEVVQGMSVMTCGVGISAISPNETEGLDFLTVNFDSTNPRCCTEIRTQNIKIRILEDKTFTVCLDKDCRRKYTHVQSIEISPCLDPGYCLQTSSKSKFSVGEERESGLSKYMCKILPLPINTFTGINH; encoded by the exons ATGAATAAGGAAACAACCCCATGGAACCCTCTAGTAG CTGACAGTATGTCGTCAGCAGTGGAGGCCAGTATGTACAACAGTATCCAGGCCATCCTCAGACAGGCTGCCTCCTCGTGCAACAAAG GTATGCTGAGGTGGACTCTTCATAAGAAAGTGGAGACCCATCCATCTAACAGTGTCTCACTGGTCAGGGTTCTGGTCAAAGAGCTAGAGAAG GTGGAGAGGCTTGACTATAAGATGCATGTTATTCCATTGCTTCACACTCTCAACTATGTTATTATTCAG TCTAGCCACATTCCATGCAACCTGTTTCAGAGAGTGTATGAGTGCTTCAAACGGCTCCTAACACTTCCAGAGCCCTACTGTACTATCACACTGAGATACATGAGAAGCATAAAGATGGAGCAGATCACACCAG GAGCTTTGTATCAGAGAAGGGTGATTGCTGAGCAGAGCCTAAGGAACAAACATTTCCCCCAGCAGGAAAG GGTATTTGTGTTTGCAGACCCGGCTGTGTTCTCAGAGCCCCTGTGGCAGGCGGTGAGGGCAGACCTGGTGCTGGCCAGCCCCCAAAGTGACATACTGGCAAGACGGGTGTTACTGCACACTGTGCAGGCTGGACTGGTGAATGCCTGTCATGGTCCCATACTGACTCAAGCTCTGGAG GATCTAGGAGAAGATGTGGAGCAGTACTTCCAGGAGGTGGTGTTAGCTGTAGAGCAGAGTATAGAGAACGGCGAGGCAGGCCGTGACCAGTACCTAACCAGGCTACAGCACATCTACAGTGACATCCTGACCTCTGCTAACCAAG accCAATTGCCGGTGGCTCTCTTTCTAACACTCCATTGCCCTCGCCAGAGATTCAGTTCCACCTGTGGACAAACGAAGAGGAGCTGT GGAATGAGCTGGTAAACTTCACCCTAAACGTTTCCACCTCTGAGCGGAACTCTATGtaccaggaggaggaagaggaggatgtttCTAAGAGGGTTTCCCACCTGTCTGTTGATAGTGGAATAGAGAAGGACCTGTCTGACATGGGGGAGCGGGAACAGAGGAATCCATTCACTCGGTCACGGTCACCGTGTTTCAGAGGGAGAATGAAGCCAGAAGACAAAATGGCTCTGGTACAGGAAAACATCAAGGGGCCCACCAGTAGCACCCCTCTCCCTAAAGAGGAGGGGAACCATACCGCACGCATAGTGATGATGGGAGACGACAGGGTGCTGGGGAGACTGGCCAAGGTGTATCACTCCATCCG AAAACGGGAGGCAAAACATCTCATCTTGACCAAAAGAGTGAAcctacagatatactacatccctGTCACTGATGAGCCTATTGTCAATTCACCT GAAAGCAAATCACAAGTTGGAGACAGGTTGTCTCTAGCCTCGTTCTTAGGAAGGGTCGATCCCTGGTACGAAAGCAACATCATCAGTTTGGGAGCCATGATTCCAAAGCTGGCAGGAACG CAGTCCAGTCACAGCAGGTCATCAGAACCTAACCACTTCCTTGTGGATGTCCTCTCCTACTACCTTCGCTGTGGCCTACAGCCTGTCCACTTCACACTCTACTCTGTCAAG ATCTCTGTCTCTGGCCAGACTGGCAGCCCTGTGGACGATGTGTTTGTGTCCCACCTGGATGCTGAGTTCCCGGAGTCTAAAACACTCAGAGAAAATCTGAGACAAG AGAGATCTAGTAGGCGACGAACAAGGAAGACACTTGGAACCTGTGGAGTGGTGGTTTCTATGAATTACACTAag GTCTCCTTGAGCAAACAAGAGGTTGTTCAGGGAATGTCAGTCATGACATGTGGAGTGGGCATCAGTGCAATATCACCCAATGAAACAGAAG GTCTTGATTTCCTCACTGTCAATTTTGACAGTACAAATCCAAGATGCTGCACG GAGATCAGAACCCAAAACATTAAAATCAGAATCCTGGAGGACAAGaccttcactgtctgtctggacAAAGACTGTCGCAGGAAATACACACATGTGCAAAG CATTGAGATCTCTCCATGTTTGGATCCAGGGTATTGCCTCCAGACAAGTTCCAAGTCCAAGTTCagtgtgggagaggagagggagtcggGGCTGAGCAAATACATGTGCAAGATCCTGCCTCTGCCAATCAATACCTTCACTGGCATCAACCACTGA
- the LOC112234601 gene encoding phosphoinositide 3-kinase regulatory subunit 6-like isoform X1: protein MNKETTPWNPLVADSMSSAVEASMYNSIQAILRQAASSCNKGMLRWTLHKKVETHPSNSVSLVRVLVKELEKVERLDYKMHVIPLLHTLNYVIIQSSHIPCNLFQRVYECFKRLLTLPEPYCTITLRYMRSIKMEQITPAPSPTITSSTGALYQRRVIAEQSLRNKHFPQQERVFVFADPAVFSEPLWQAVRADLVLASPQSDILARRVLLHTVQAGLVNACHGPILTQALEDLGEDVEQYFQEVVLAVEQSIENGEAGRDQYLTRLQHIYSDILTSANQDPIAGGSLSNTPLPSPEIQFHLWTNEEELWNELVNFTLNVSTSERNSMYQEEEEEDVSKRVSHLSVDSGIEKDLSDMGEREQRNPFTRSRSPCFRGRMKPEDKMALVQENIKGPTSSTPLPKEEGNHTARIVMMGDDRVLGRLAKVYHSIRKREAKHLILTKRVNLQIYYIPVTDEPIVNSPESKSQVGDRLSLASFLGRVDPWYESNIISLGAMIPKLAGTQSSHSRSSEPNHFLVDVLSYYLRCGLQPVHFTLYSVKISVSGQTGSPVDDVFVSHLDAEFPESKTLRENLRQERSSRRRTRKTLGTCGVVVSMNYTKVSLSKQEVVQGMSVMTCGVGISAISPNETEGLDFLTVNFDSTNPRCCTEIRTQNIKIRILEDKTFTVCLDKDCRRKYTHVQSIEISPCLDPGYCLQTSSKSKFSVGEERESGLSKYMCKILPLPINTFTGINH, encoded by the exons ATGAATAAGGAAACAACCCCATGGAACCCTCTAGTAG CTGACAGTATGTCGTCAGCAGTGGAGGCCAGTATGTACAACAGTATCCAGGCCATCCTCAGACAGGCTGCCTCCTCGTGCAACAAAG GTATGCTGAGGTGGACTCTTCATAAGAAAGTGGAGACCCATCCATCTAACAGTGTCTCACTGGTCAGGGTTCTGGTCAAAGAGCTAGAGAAG GTGGAGAGGCTTGACTATAAGATGCATGTTATTCCATTGCTTCACACTCTCAACTATGTTATTATTCAG TCTAGCCACATTCCATGCAACCTGTTTCAGAGAGTGTATGAGTGCTTCAAACGGCTCCTAACACTTCCAGAGCCCTACTGTACTATCACACTGAGATACATGAGAAGCATAAAGATGGAGCAGATCACACCAG CTCCCTCCCCGACAATAACTTCCTCCACAGGAGCTTTGTATCAGAGAAGGGTGATTGCTGAGCAGAGCCTAAGGAACAAACATTTCCCCCAGCAGGAAAG GGTATTTGTGTTTGCAGACCCGGCTGTGTTCTCAGAGCCCCTGTGGCAGGCGGTGAGGGCAGACCTGGTGCTGGCCAGCCCCCAAAGTGACATACTGGCAAGACGGGTGTTACTGCACACTGTGCAGGCTGGACTGGTGAATGCCTGTCATGGTCCCATACTGACTCAAGCTCTGGAG GATCTAGGAGAAGATGTGGAGCAGTACTTCCAGGAGGTGGTGTTAGCTGTAGAGCAGAGTATAGAGAACGGCGAGGCAGGCCGTGACCAGTACCTAACCAGGCTACAGCACATCTACAGTGACATCCTGACCTCTGCTAACCAAG accCAATTGCCGGTGGCTCTCTTTCTAACACTCCATTGCCCTCGCCAGAGATTCAGTTCCACCTGTGGACAAACGAAGAGGAGCTGT GGAATGAGCTGGTAAACTTCACCCTAAACGTTTCCACCTCTGAGCGGAACTCTATGtaccaggaggaggaagaggaggatgtttCTAAGAGGGTTTCCCACCTGTCTGTTGATAGTGGAATAGAGAAGGACCTGTCTGACATGGGGGAGCGGGAACAGAGGAATCCATTCACTCGGTCACGGTCACCGTGTTTCAGAGGGAGAATGAAGCCAGAAGACAAAATGGCTCTGGTACAGGAAAACATCAAGGGGCCCACCAGTAGCACCCCTCTCCCTAAAGAGGAGGGGAACCATACCGCACGCATAGTGATGATGGGAGACGACAGGGTGCTGGGGAGACTGGCCAAGGTGTATCACTCCATCCG AAAACGGGAGGCAAAACATCTCATCTTGACCAAAAGAGTGAAcctacagatatactacatccctGTCACTGATGAGCCTATTGTCAATTCACCT GAAAGCAAATCACAAGTTGGAGACAGGTTGTCTCTAGCCTCGTTCTTAGGAAGGGTCGATCCCTGGTACGAAAGCAACATCATCAGTTTGGGAGCCATGATTCCAAAGCTGGCAGGAACG CAGTCCAGTCACAGCAGGTCATCAGAACCTAACCACTTCCTTGTGGATGTCCTCTCCTACTACCTTCGCTGTGGCCTACAGCCTGTCCACTTCACACTCTACTCTGTCAAG ATCTCTGTCTCTGGCCAGACTGGCAGCCCTGTGGACGATGTGTTTGTGTCCCACCTGGATGCTGAGTTCCCGGAGTCTAAAACACTCAGAGAAAATCTGAGACAAG AGAGATCTAGTAGGCGACGAACAAGGAAGACACTTGGAACCTGTGGAGTGGTGGTTTCTATGAATTACACTAag GTCTCCTTGAGCAAACAAGAGGTTGTTCAGGGAATGTCAGTCATGACATGTGGAGTGGGCATCAGTGCAATATCACCCAATGAAACAGAAG GTCTTGATTTCCTCACTGTCAATTTTGACAGTACAAATCCAAGATGCTGCACG GAGATCAGAACCCAAAACATTAAAATCAGAATCCTGGAGGACAAGaccttcactgtctgtctggacAAAGACTGTCGCAGGAAATACACACATGTGCAAAG CATTGAGATCTCTCCATGTTTGGATCCAGGGTATTGCCTCCAGACAAGTTCCAAGTCCAAGTTCagtgtgggagaggagagggagtcggGGCTGAGCAAATACATGTGCAAGATCCTGCCTCTGCCAATCAATACCTTCACTGGCATCAACCACTGA
- the LOC112234601 gene encoding phosphoinositide 3-kinase regulatory subunit 6-like isoform X2, which yields MEPSTDSMSSAVEASMYNSIQAILRQAASSCNKGMLRWTLHKKVETHPSNSVSLVRVLVKELEKVERLDYKMHVIPLLHTLNYVIIQSSHIPCNLFQRVYECFKRLLTLPEPYCTITLRYMRSIKMEQITPAPSPTITSSTGALYQRRVIAEQSLRNKHFPQQERVFVFADPAVFSEPLWQAVRADLVLASPQSDILARRVLLHTVQAGLVNACHGPILTQALEDLGEDVEQYFQEVVLAVEQSIENGEAGRDQYLTRLQHIYSDILTSANQDPIAGGSLSNTPLPSPEIQFHLWTNEEELWNELVNFTLNVSTSERNSMYQEEEEEDVSKRVSHLSVDSGIEKDLSDMGEREQRNPFTRSRSPCFRGRMKPEDKMALVQENIKGPTSSTPLPKEEGNHTARIVMMGDDRVLGRLAKVYHSIRKREAKHLILTKRVNLQIYYIPVTDEPIVNSPESKSQVGDRLSLASFLGRVDPWYESNIISLGAMIPKLAGTQSSHSRSSEPNHFLVDVLSYYLRCGLQPVHFTLYSVKISVSGQTGSPVDDVFVSHLDAEFPESKTLRENLRQERSSRRRTRKTLGTCGVVVSMNYTKVSLSKQEVVQGMSVMTCGVGISAISPNETEGLDFLTVNFDSTNPRCCTEIRTQNIKIRILEDKTFTVCLDKDCRRKYTHVQSIEISPCLDPGYCLQTSSKSKFSVGEERESGLSKYMCKILPLPINTFTGINH from the exons ATGGAACCCTCTA CTGACAGTATGTCGTCAGCAGTGGAGGCCAGTATGTACAACAGTATCCAGGCCATCCTCAGACAGGCTGCCTCCTCGTGCAACAAAG GTATGCTGAGGTGGACTCTTCATAAGAAAGTGGAGACCCATCCATCTAACAGTGTCTCACTGGTCAGGGTTCTGGTCAAAGAGCTAGAGAAG GTGGAGAGGCTTGACTATAAGATGCATGTTATTCCATTGCTTCACACTCTCAACTATGTTATTATTCAG TCTAGCCACATTCCATGCAACCTGTTTCAGAGAGTGTATGAGTGCTTCAAACGGCTCCTAACACTTCCAGAGCCCTACTGTACTATCACACTGAGATACATGAGAAGCATAAAGATGGAGCAGATCACACCAG CTCCCTCCCCGACAATAACTTCCTCCACAGGAGCTTTGTATCAGAGAAGGGTGATTGCTGAGCAGAGCCTAAGGAACAAACATTTCCCCCAGCAGGAAAG GGTATTTGTGTTTGCAGACCCGGCTGTGTTCTCAGAGCCCCTGTGGCAGGCGGTGAGGGCAGACCTGGTGCTGGCCAGCCCCCAAAGTGACATACTGGCAAGACGGGTGTTACTGCACACTGTGCAGGCTGGACTGGTGAATGCCTGTCATGGTCCCATACTGACTCAAGCTCTGGAG GATCTAGGAGAAGATGTGGAGCAGTACTTCCAGGAGGTGGTGTTAGCTGTAGAGCAGAGTATAGAGAACGGCGAGGCAGGCCGTGACCAGTACCTAACCAGGCTACAGCACATCTACAGTGACATCCTGACCTCTGCTAACCAAG accCAATTGCCGGTGGCTCTCTTTCTAACACTCCATTGCCCTCGCCAGAGATTCAGTTCCACCTGTGGACAAACGAAGAGGAGCTGT GGAATGAGCTGGTAAACTTCACCCTAAACGTTTCCACCTCTGAGCGGAACTCTATGtaccaggaggaggaagaggaggatgtttCTAAGAGGGTTTCCCACCTGTCTGTTGATAGTGGAATAGAGAAGGACCTGTCTGACATGGGGGAGCGGGAACAGAGGAATCCATTCACTCGGTCACGGTCACCGTGTTTCAGAGGGAGAATGAAGCCAGAAGACAAAATGGCTCTGGTACAGGAAAACATCAAGGGGCCCACCAGTAGCACCCCTCTCCCTAAAGAGGAGGGGAACCATACCGCACGCATAGTGATGATGGGAGACGACAGGGTGCTGGGGAGACTGGCCAAGGTGTATCACTCCATCCG AAAACGGGAGGCAAAACATCTCATCTTGACCAAAAGAGTGAAcctacagatatactacatccctGTCACTGATGAGCCTATTGTCAATTCACCT GAAAGCAAATCACAAGTTGGAGACAGGTTGTCTCTAGCCTCGTTCTTAGGAAGGGTCGATCCCTGGTACGAAAGCAACATCATCAGTTTGGGAGCCATGATTCCAAAGCTGGCAGGAACG CAGTCCAGTCACAGCAGGTCATCAGAACCTAACCACTTCCTTGTGGATGTCCTCTCCTACTACCTTCGCTGTGGCCTACAGCCTGTCCACTTCACACTCTACTCTGTCAAG ATCTCTGTCTCTGGCCAGACTGGCAGCCCTGTGGACGATGTGTTTGTGTCCCACCTGGATGCTGAGTTCCCGGAGTCTAAAACACTCAGAGAAAATCTGAGACAAG AGAGATCTAGTAGGCGACGAACAAGGAAGACACTTGGAACCTGTGGAGTGGTGGTTTCTATGAATTACACTAag GTCTCCTTGAGCAAACAAGAGGTTGTTCAGGGAATGTCAGTCATGACATGTGGAGTGGGCATCAGTGCAATATCACCCAATGAAACAGAAG GTCTTGATTTCCTCACTGTCAATTTTGACAGTACAAATCCAAGATGCTGCACG GAGATCAGAACCCAAAACATTAAAATCAGAATCCTGGAGGACAAGaccttcactgtctgtctggacAAAGACTGTCGCAGGAAATACACACATGTGCAAAG CATTGAGATCTCTCCATGTTTGGATCCAGGGTATTGCCTCCAGACAAGTTCCAAGTCCAAGTTCagtgtgggagaggagagggagtcggGGCTGAGCAAATACATGTGCAAGATCCTGCCTCTGCCAATCAATACCTTCACTGGCATCAACCACTGA
- the LOC112234601 gene encoding phosphoinositide 3-kinase regulatory subunit 6-like isoform X7: MLRWTLHKKVETHPSNSVSLVRVLVKELEKVERLDYKMHVIPLLHTLNYVIIQSSHIPCNLFQRVYECFKRLLTLPEPYCTITLRYMRSIKMEQITPAPSPTITSSTGALYQRRVIAEQSLRNKHFPQQERVFVFADPAVFSEPLWQAVRADLVLASPQSDILARRVLLHTVQAGLVNACHGPILTQALEDLGEDVEQYFQEVVLAVEQSIENGEAGRDQYLTRLQHIYSDILTSANQDPIAGGSLSNTPLPSPEIQFHLWTNEEELWNELVNFTLNVSTSERNSMYQEEEEEDVSKRVSHLSVDSGIEKDLSDMGEREQRNPFTRSRSPCFRGRMKPEDKMALVQENIKGPTSSTPLPKEEGNHTARIVMMGDDRVLGRLAKVYHSIRKREAKHLILTKRVNLQIYYIPVTDEPIVNSPESKSQVGDRLSLASFLGRVDPWYESNIISLGAMIPKLAGTQSSHSRSSEPNHFLVDVLSYYLRCGLQPVHFTLYSVKISVSGQTGSPVDDVFVSHLDAEFPESKTLRENLRQERSSRRRTRKTLGTCGVVVSMNYTKVSLSKQEVVQGMSVMTCGVGISAISPNETEGLDFLTVNFDSTNPRCCTEIRTQNIKIRILEDKTFTVCLDKDCRRKYTHVQSIEISPCLDPGYCLQTSSKSKFSVGEERESGLSKYMCKILPLPINTFTGINH, translated from the exons ATGCTGAGGTGGACTCTTCATAAGAAAGTGGAGACCCATCCATCTAACAGTGTCTCACTGGTCAGGGTTCTGGTCAAAGAGCTAGAGAAG GTGGAGAGGCTTGACTATAAGATGCATGTTATTCCATTGCTTCACACTCTCAACTATGTTATTATTCAG TCTAGCCACATTCCATGCAACCTGTTTCAGAGAGTGTATGAGTGCTTCAAACGGCTCCTAACACTTCCAGAGCCCTACTGTACTATCACACTGAGATACATGAGAAGCATAAAGATGGAGCAGATCACACCAG CTCCCTCCCCGACAATAACTTCCTCCACAGGAGCTTTGTATCAGAGAAGGGTGATTGCTGAGCAGAGCCTAAGGAACAAACATTTCCCCCAGCAGGAAAG GGTATTTGTGTTTGCAGACCCGGCTGTGTTCTCAGAGCCCCTGTGGCAGGCGGTGAGGGCAGACCTGGTGCTGGCCAGCCCCCAAAGTGACATACTGGCAAGACGGGTGTTACTGCACACTGTGCAGGCTGGACTGGTGAATGCCTGTCATGGTCCCATACTGACTCAAGCTCTGGAG GATCTAGGAGAAGATGTGGAGCAGTACTTCCAGGAGGTGGTGTTAGCTGTAGAGCAGAGTATAGAGAACGGCGAGGCAGGCCGTGACCAGTACCTAACCAGGCTACAGCACATCTACAGTGACATCCTGACCTCTGCTAACCAAG accCAATTGCCGGTGGCTCTCTTTCTAACACTCCATTGCCCTCGCCAGAGATTCAGTTCCACCTGTGGACAAACGAAGAGGAGCTGT GGAATGAGCTGGTAAACTTCACCCTAAACGTTTCCACCTCTGAGCGGAACTCTATGtaccaggaggaggaagaggaggatgtttCTAAGAGGGTTTCCCACCTGTCTGTTGATAGTGGAATAGAGAAGGACCTGTCTGACATGGGGGAGCGGGAACAGAGGAATCCATTCACTCGGTCACGGTCACCGTGTTTCAGAGGGAGAATGAAGCCAGAAGACAAAATGGCTCTGGTACAGGAAAACATCAAGGGGCCCACCAGTAGCACCCCTCTCCCTAAAGAGGAGGGGAACCATACCGCACGCATAGTGATGATGGGAGACGACAGGGTGCTGGGGAGACTGGCCAAGGTGTATCACTCCATCCG AAAACGGGAGGCAAAACATCTCATCTTGACCAAAAGAGTGAAcctacagatatactacatccctGTCACTGATGAGCCTATTGTCAATTCACCT GAAAGCAAATCACAAGTTGGAGACAGGTTGTCTCTAGCCTCGTTCTTAGGAAGGGTCGATCCCTGGTACGAAAGCAACATCATCAGTTTGGGAGCCATGATTCCAAAGCTGGCAGGAACG CAGTCCAGTCACAGCAGGTCATCAGAACCTAACCACTTCCTTGTGGATGTCCTCTCCTACTACCTTCGCTGTGGCCTACAGCCTGTCCACTTCACACTCTACTCTGTCAAG ATCTCTGTCTCTGGCCAGACTGGCAGCCCTGTGGACGATGTGTTTGTGTCCCACCTGGATGCTGAGTTCCCGGAGTCTAAAACACTCAGAGAAAATCTGAGACAAG AGAGATCTAGTAGGCGACGAACAAGGAAGACACTTGGAACCTGTGGAGTGGTGGTTTCTATGAATTACACTAag GTCTCCTTGAGCAAACAAGAGGTTGTTCAGGGAATGTCAGTCATGACATGTGGAGTGGGCATCAGTGCAATATCACCCAATGAAACAGAAG GTCTTGATTTCCTCACTGTCAATTTTGACAGTACAAATCCAAGATGCTGCACG GAGATCAGAACCCAAAACATTAAAATCAGAATCCTGGAGGACAAGaccttcactgtctgtctggacAAAGACTGTCGCAGGAAATACACACATGTGCAAAG CATTGAGATCTCTCCATGTTTGGATCCAGGGTATTGCCTCCAGACAAGTTCCAAGTCCAAGTTCagtgtgggagaggagagggagtcggGGCTGAGCAAATACATGTGCAAGATCCTGCCTCTGCCAATCAATACCTTCACTGGCATCAACCACTGA